The Vibrio sp. SNU_ST1 genome has a segment encoding these proteins:
- a CDS encoding GNAT family N-acetyltransferase: MSIIVRRSEPSDAKGIKEVYECTNAYTGTLQLPNPSLESWQKRISNMPDNVYSYVAMIDDEIVGNLGMEVCVNPRRRHVASFGMGVKDDVLGKGVGSQLLATAIDLCDNWINIKRMELTVYTDNERAISLYKKFGFVIEGESAGFAFRNGEYVAAYHMARLV, from the coding sequence ATGAGTATTATAGTGAGACGGTCTGAACCGTCAGATGCAAAGGGAATCAAAGAAGTTTACGAATGCACTAATGCTTATACCGGTACGCTGCAACTCCCAAACCCATCTCTGGAAAGCTGGCAAAAACGAATCTCTAATATGCCCGATAACGTGTACTCGTATGTCGCGATGATCGACGATGAGATTGTTGGTAATTTGGGAATGGAAGTGTGTGTAAACCCGAGAAGGCGCCATGTAGCTTCATTCGGTATGGGTGTTAAGGACGATGTGCTAGGCAAAGGTGTCGGTAGCCAACTACTCGCGACCGCGATCGACTTGTGTGATAACTGGATCAATATCAAGCGAATGGAGTTAACGGTGTATACTGATAACGAAAGAGCGATCAGCCTGTATAAGAAGTTTGGCTTCGTTATTGAAGGGGAGTCGGCTGGATTTGCCTTTAGAAACGGCGAATATGTGGCGGCTTATCACATGGCTCGACTGGTATAG
- a CDS encoding succinylglutamate desuccinylase, whose product MTKTLFRQSFLFDSLDLEQEMIAGQTVLSNGVQIKLHQRGVLEVIPAEYNSETKNIIFSTGVHGDETSPMELIDKLIEDIETGFQVVTARCLFIIAHPEATNAHTRFLDVNMNRLFDDKQYESNREVDIANNLKDLVTEFYKETIPATRWHLDLHCAIRLSKHYSFAVSPKVRHEVRSKALFDFINSAHVEAVLLSNAPTSTFSWYSAENFEAQALTMELGQVARIGENHLDKLTAFDLAMRNLIAEIEPEHLPKKTITYRVSRTIVRLHDDFDFMFSDAVENFTAFKHGEVFGHDGDKPLMAKNENEAVVFPNRNVAIGQRAALMVCEVETRFDHGQLVYD is encoded by the coding sequence ATGACGAAGACCCTCTTTCGCCAATCATTTCTTTTTGACAGCCTAGATCTTGAGCAAGAAATGATTGCAGGACAGACCGTACTGAGTAACGGTGTTCAAATTAAGCTTCATCAACGCGGTGTATTGGAAGTGATTCCCGCGGAGTATAATTCTGAGACCAAGAACATCATCTTTTCAACAGGTGTTCATGGCGACGAAACTTCACCAATGGAGCTGATTGATAAGCTCATTGAGGATATTGAAACTGGCTTCCAAGTAGTGACCGCAAGATGTTTGTTCATCATCGCTCACCCAGAAGCAACCAACGCGCATACTCGTTTTCTTGATGTGAACATGAACCGTCTGTTTGATGACAAGCAGTACGAGAGCAATCGAGAAGTGGATATCGCGAATAACTTGAAAGACTTGGTTACTGAGTTTTACAAGGAAACGATACCTGCCACTCGTTGGCACTTAGATCTGCACTGTGCGATCCGTTTGTCTAAGCATTACTCTTTCGCCGTAAGCCCTAAGGTTCGCCACGAAGTTCGCAGTAAAGCCTTGTTCGATTTTATTAACAGTGCTCACGTTGAAGCGGTGTTGTTATCCAATGCGCCAACGAGTACTTTCAGTTGGTACAGCGCTGAAAACTTTGAAGCCCAAGCACTGACAATGGAGTTAGGGCAGGTAGCAAGAATTGGTGAGAACCATCTTGATAAGTTAACGGCTTTCGATTTAGCAATGCGCAATCTGATTGCTGAAATAGAACCAGAGCATTTACCAAAGAAAACCATTACTTATCGCGTAAGCCGAACCATTGTTCGTTTGCATGATGATTTTGATTTCATGTTCTCTGATGCCGTTGAAAACTTTACGGCGTTCAAGCACGGTGAAGTGTTTGGTCATGATGGCGATAAGCCATTGATGGCGAAGAATGAAAACGAAGCGGTGGTATTCCCAAATCGCAACGTGGCTATCGGTCAACGAGCGGCCTTAATGGTGTGCGAAGTTGAAACACGATTCGACCACGGTCAGCTTGTATACGATTAA
- a CDS encoding lytic polysaccharide monooxygenase, translating into MLSSVPSVANAHGWSEFPSARQNTCYEQGGVWSGTPPNAACAQAKEISGSYPFVQRNEYAKNIQDFNNINAVKAAIPDGTLCYANDSQKRGMGAPHTGWARTELSTGTFEYVFNATAPHNPSFWEFYLTKPNADLSKSLAWGDLDLIQKEGNVPVSGGKYRINVTIPSDRSGDAILYVRWQRDDAAGEGFYNCSDITIAGGTTPPPEPGPEPDLVRGDLFVSEGFGTPQVGDTVKYDIINKYGEVARSFDIVIDASNVNDWARLLASEINGWHEEFKDGAIFIGDWHAEMQHYMYFQNDPSRNFFNSKDSRASGQLTLIDGGDGGVEPLKGDIYELVKSDNVVNAGAKVVIATSEAATLTQTQGSTVSIQNNGTASVVVDTTGIVANETLSFMASSIESDSVETFTFEVIADDGGVTPDPDPTPDPEPTPDPDNGTWDSSATYLGGEVVTYSNQSWKAQWWVQGGTNPKATYENDQWGVWRPAK; encoded by the coding sequence ATGCTATCGAGTGTGCCATCAGTAGCAAACGCTCATGGCTGGTCTGAATTTCCAAGTGCACGTCAGAACACATGTTATGAGCAAGGCGGGGTTTGGTCGGGTACACCACCAAATGCTGCATGTGCTCAAGCAAAAGAGATTTCTGGGTCATATCCGTTCGTTCAACGCAACGAATACGCCAAAAACATTCAAGACTTCAACAACATCAATGCAGTGAAAGCGGCGATACCTGACGGGACGTTATGTTACGCCAATGATTCACAAAAACGCGGCATGGGAGCACCACATACTGGTTGGGCTCGCACCGAGCTAAGCACTGGTACATTTGAATATGTATTCAACGCGACTGCACCACACAATCCTTCTTTCTGGGAGTTTTATCTAACGAAACCAAACGCGGATCTAAGCAAAAGTTTAGCGTGGGGTGACTTAGATCTTATCCAAAAAGAGGGGAATGTTCCGGTAAGTGGTGGCAAATACCGTATCAACGTGACGATTCCTTCAGATCGCTCTGGCGACGCAATCTTATACGTACGTTGGCAACGTGACGACGCAGCGGGTGAAGGCTTCTACAACTGTTCAGATATCACTATCGCGGGTGGTACAACTCCTCCACCAGAGCCGGGTCCTGAGCCTGATCTCGTGCGTGGCGACCTATTTGTTTCAGAAGGTTTTGGTACACCACAAGTTGGCGATACCGTTAAGTACGACATCATCAACAAGTACGGTGAAGTAGCGCGTAGCTTCGACATCGTCATCGACGCTTCAAACGTTAACGATTGGGCTCGCTTGTTGGCTTCAGAAATTAACGGCTGGCACGAAGAGTTTAAAGATGGCGCGATCTTCATTGGTGATTGGCACGCTGAAATGCAGCACTACATGTACTTCCAAAACGATCCTTCACGTAACTTTTTTAACTCAAAGGATAGCCGTGCTTCTGGTCAGTTAACGTTGATTGATGGTGGCGACGGTGGTGTTGAACCATTAAAAGGCGACATCTACGAGCTAGTGAAGAGTGACAACGTAGTGAATGCTGGCGCCAAAGTTGTAATTGCAACAAGTGAAGCGGCGACATTAACTCAAACTCAAGGTTCTACAGTAAGCATTCAAAATAACGGTACCGCGTCAGTTGTCGTAGATACGACTGGTATTGTAGCGAATGAAACCTTGTCATTCATGGCTAGTTCTATTGAAAGTGATAGTGTTGAAACCTTCACGTTCGAAGTGATTGCCGATGACGGTGGCGTAACACCTGACCCAGATCCAACGCCGGATCCTGAGCCGACTCCTGACCCAGACAATGGCACATGGGATTCATCAGCGACTTACTTAGGCGGTGAAGTTGTAACGTACTCGAACCAGTCGTGGAAAGCACAGTGGTGGGTTCAAGGTGGTACAAACCCTAAAGCGACCTACGAAAATGATCAGTGGGGCGTATGGCGCCCAGCTAAATAA
- a CDS encoding MFS transporter: MFDKGSPQYKRITQSLAIGSFIIFCNLYLFQPILPHMAEHFQVSETQINWLFAATTLGLSISLVPWAIASETFGRKPIILFSLFAIPLIGLSMVFTTTLLQLVIARAFMGIAVAAFAGVAVAYMVEELSPKAFAVAIGGYIAANSLGGIFGRVLGGLITDYFDWHATVLFFVVGSLLGALYIEYSLPDQQNFKPQKGLFFHHNRSVVMHLRNRTLWLAMLIGGANFALFVNLYSVMGFRLVSAPHSVPVGLASLIFLCYLAGTVTSKLSNKWTLRFDPLNGILIGVCISLIGMLVSAVDKVPFMLAGLLLISGGAFFAHTLAYSWVSQKAPSAKATATALYLVHYYIGGSLGGFLLLYCWQLFGWNGVIAGGSIFYVAIIVWVYQLKQLKVSASKLAQA, translated from the coding sequence ATGTTTGATAAAGGCAGTCCTCAATACAAACGCATCACCCAATCATTGGCGATTGGCTCGTTTATCATTTTCTGTAACCTTTACCTCTTTCAGCCAATCTTGCCGCACATGGCTGAGCACTTCCAAGTATCTGAAACGCAAATCAACTGGCTGTTTGCCGCGACAACTCTTGGGCTTTCCATCAGTTTGGTGCCTTGGGCAATCGCTTCTGAAACCTTTGGCCGAAAACCCATCATTCTGTTCAGTCTGTTCGCTATTCCTTTGATTGGATTGAGCATGGTGTTCACAACTACCCTACTACAACTGGTTATTGCTAGAGCATTCATGGGAATCGCGGTTGCTGCTTTTGCAGGCGTGGCGGTTGCCTATATGGTCGAAGAATTATCACCGAAAGCCTTTGCAGTCGCGATTGGTGGCTATATCGCGGCTAACTCATTAGGTGGCATCTTCGGTCGTGTATTAGGTGGCTTGATTACGGACTATTTCGACTGGCATGCGACGGTGTTATTTTTCGTTGTCGGCTCTTTGCTTGGTGCGCTCTATATTGAGTATAGCCTGCCTGACCAACAAAACTTCAAACCGCAGAAAGGGCTGTTCTTTCATCATAACCGCTCTGTAGTGATGCACTTAAGAAACCGTACCTTGTGGCTCGCGATGTTGATTGGTGGTGCTAACTTCGCTCTGTTCGTTAACTTATATTCAGTAATGGGCTTTAGGTTAGTATCAGCGCCTCACTCGGTACCCGTTGGTTTAGCTTCGCTGATATTCCTGTGTTACTTGGCCGGTACGGTAACCTCTAAGCTCTCCAACAAATGGACACTTCGTTTTGACCCGTTAAACGGTATATTGATCGGCGTGTGTATCAGCTTAATTGGTATGTTGGTTTCTGCCGTCGACAAAGTCCCGTTCATGTTAGCCGGGTTGTTATTAATTAGTGGCGGCGCGTTCTTCGCCCATACCCTTGCCTACTCTTGGGTAAGTCAAAAAGCGCCGAGCGCTAAGGCAACGGCAACCGCACTTTACTTAGTCCACTATTACATAGGTGGGAGCTTAGGTGGTTTCTTACTCTTATATTGTTGGCAGCTGTTTGGTTGGAATGGTGTGATCGCAGGTGGTTCTATCTTCTATGTTGCGATAATTGTATGGGTCTATCAGTTGAAACAGCTAAAAGTATCGGCGTCCAAACTCGCACAAGCATAG
- a CDS encoding LysR family transcriptional regulator — translation MLESKPLRHFLAVAQFGNFTQAAKALHIAQPALSISIKKLEQTLELILFRRGDKSVTLTEEGKVLFEHARRIAQQFDDAQLAMNELKGLEKGEVRLGAPSMMGSYFFPQVVMAFKSQYPNLKLTLIDAGTASIREMLLNGELDIGVINHENVPDDLETDHLLSSEMLAVVGKDHPLALQPSITFEEFFAQELIMFKSGYFHRDFIDATCKKYNLDMTIAFETNLLPMILSIVKREFAITALLSLVTEYEEDVVGVPFKDPVKLNLSLAWRKEGYLSKADRTFIDFVKRYV, via the coding sequence ATGCTTGAATCAAAACCTCTTCGACATTTTCTTGCCGTTGCTCAGTTCGGTAATTTCACGCAGGCGGCCAAAGCGCTGCATATCGCACAGCCTGCATTGAGTATTTCCATTAAGAAACTAGAACAGACATTGGAGTTAATTCTGTTTCGTCGCGGAGATAAATCCGTCACCTTAACGGAAGAGGGAAAAGTGTTGTTCGAACATGCAAGGAGAATTGCTCAGCAGTTTGATGATGCTCAACTCGCAATGAATGAGTTAAAGGGATTAGAAAAAGGCGAGGTGCGATTGGGCGCTCCAAGCATGATGGGCAGCTATTTTTTCCCTCAAGTCGTGATGGCATTTAAAAGCCAATACCCAAACCTAAAGTTGACTTTGATTGATGCTGGCACCGCTTCTATTCGAGAAATGCTATTAAACGGCGAACTCGATATTGGCGTAATCAACCATGAGAATGTGCCTGATGATCTCGAAACCGACCACTTGTTGAGCTCTGAGATGCTGGCTGTGGTTGGCAAAGACCACCCACTAGCGTTACAGCCATCCATCACCTTTGAAGAGTTTTTCGCTCAAGAACTGATCATGTTCAAATCTGGTTATTTCCACCGTGATTTTATCGATGCGACTTGTAAGAAGTACAACCTCGATATGACAATTGCGTTTGAGACCAATTTATTGCCGATGATCCTTTCTATCGTCAAACGAGAGTTTGCCATTACTGCGTTACTCAGCTTGGTCACGGAGTATGAAGAAGATGTGGTCGGCGTGCCATTTAAAGATCCTGTAAAACTCAATCTATCTTTGGCTTGGAGAAAGGAAGGGTATTTGTCGAAAGCCGACAGAACCTTTATTGATTTCGTTAAGCGGTATGTGTGA
- a CDS encoding diguanylate cyclase domain-containing protein: protein MFQASESEIVIRRLYQITNDYRKGFDSQIAQLLIMGLERFNLDIGILSKVDGNAYVVEHCVTPAGVELNRGDTFNYRSTYCEITCKSIGPICIEHCGKHDKYATHPAYQSFGLESYIGIPIFVNDGLYGTLNFSSPAPYHREFKEFDIDVMRLMASWIEVELVRRQQERKLKELNEKLEYQAMYDPLTHLPNRRCLFKTLNAEVEQLKGSLGKGTLAVVDIDFFKQVNDTYGHQMGDIVLKKVANVLSNNTQEGEFVARFGGEEFILWYPNRTPGYVEDKFMILLQEMKKITLDSKPVTISIGACHFELSAGDTKGERMSALDSLIKVADECLYIAKQNGRDQFISRPYHQEHSDS from the coding sequence ATGTTCCAAGCTAGTGAAAGTGAAATTGTTATACGCCGCTTGTATCAAATCACCAATGATTATCGAAAGGGCTTCGATAGTCAGATCGCTCAACTGCTTATCATGGGGCTTGAACGCTTCAATCTTGATATTGGTATCTTATCGAAAGTCGATGGCAATGCTTATGTTGTTGAACATTGTGTTACGCCTGCAGGGGTAGAACTCAATAGGGGTGACACCTTCAATTATCGTTCTACTTATTGCGAAATCACTTGTAAATCGATTGGTCCTATCTGCATTGAGCATTGCGGTAAACATGACAAGTATGCGACACATCCTGCCTATCAATCTTTTGGGCTAGAGTCTTACATTGGTATCCCAATTTTCGTTAATGATGGGCTTTATGGCACCTTAAACTTTTCAAGCCCAGCCCCTTATCATCGTGAGTTCAAAGAGTTCGATATCGACGTTATGAGGTTAATGGCCTCATGGATCGAAGTGGAACTGGTTAGAAGACAGCAAGAACGAAAACTCAAAGAGCTGAATGAGAAGTTAGAATACCAAGCTATGTACGATCCTCTGACACACTTGCCGAATAGACGTTGCTTGTTCAAAACGTTGAACGCAGAAGTGGAACAGTTAAAAGGATCTTTAGGAAAGGGAACCTTAGCGGTTGTAGACATCGATTTCTTTAAACAGGTCAACGACACTTATGGTCATCAAATGGGTGATATTGTATTAAAGAAAGTGGCGAACGTGCTGAGTAATAATACTCAAGAGGGTGAGTTTGTGGCACGTTTTGGCGGCGAGGAGTTTATTCTTTGGTATCCGAATAGAACCCCCGGTTATGTTGAAGATAAGTTCATGATTCTTTTGCAAGAGATGAAGAAAATCACGCTTGATAGTAAGCCAGTCACCATATCAATCGGTGCGTGTCATTTTGAGTTAAGTGCAGGGGATACAAAGGGGGAAAGGATGTCGGCGTTAGACTCATTAATCAAAGTTGCCGATGAGTGCTTGTACATTGCTAAACAAAATGGACGAGATCAGTTTATATCTCGTCCATATCATCAAGAACACTCAGACTCGTAA
- a CDS encoding nucleoside triphosphate pyrophosphohydrolase family protein: MNLSQLNQEIYDHLYRDIEEFRSTFDLPVAAPETMDEKGDTLHTSLAIEELTELAEADSKIEQADAIVDSVYVLMGRLVHLGQAKVEDNLAISYLIDLLLNVSKNRSIDFLPCWDEVHSSNMSKVCRNETEYAETEAFYAEQNIKLMAVQKGEYIIAKCAEDFVSEGKTVRQGKVLKSVHYRPANLEPLTA, translated from the coding sequence ATGAACCTTTCTCAACTAAACCAAGAAATCTACGATCACCTTTACCGCGACATTGAAGAGTTCCGCAGTACTTTTGATCTGCCTGTTGCTGCGCCTGAAACAATGGACGAAAAAGGCGATACGCTACATACCTCGCTAGCGATAGAAGAACTAACAGAACTTGCAGAAGCCGACTCTAAAATTGAACAAGCGGACGCTATTGTAGACAGCGTTTATGTTTTGATGGGACGTTTGGTTCACCTTGGCCAAGCTAAGGTTGAAGACAATCTAGCAATCAGTTACCTGATCGACCTACTGTTGAATGTTTCTAAAAACCGCTCAATTGACTTCTTACCTTGTTGGGACGAAGTACACTCAAGCAACATGAGCAAAGTATGTCGCAACGAAACTGAATACGCTGAAACAGAAGCTTTCTATGCTGAGCAAAACATCAAGCTGATGGCGGTTCAAAAAGGCGAATACATCATCGCTAAGTGTGCGGAAGATTTCGTATCTGAAGGTAAGACAGTTCGCCAAGGTAAAGTGCTAAAATCAGTACACTACCGCCCTGCGAACCTAGAGCCACTAACGGCTTAA
- the btuC gene encoding vitamin B12 ABC transporter permease BtuC — protein sequence MDFQQLLHQKQRKWTRAIYLMAALLVTLSAIYLMVGDLFISPLGTLSTLEQKLLIDLRLPRLLAAIAIGAGLAVSGASLQVLLGNVLAEPGVLGISGGASLAMVIVLFFLPFAPTPELFMIAAVLGSLCFTVILVSMVKTMRLTTAKLLLVGVALGILSGAMVTWAFYFSDDLSLRLLMYWLMGSLGGVTWYQHSLTLVMIPVIIWLCLQGSKLDKLMIGETHAAQLGVNVPKLRWRLIFAVSILVGCAVALGGVISFVGLVVPHLLRLAIGTDNRYLLPLSAVAGAALLVFADICARTLLDSAELPLGVMTTSIGAPIFIWMLIKNHDSN from the coding sequence ATGGATTTCCAACAACTTCTTCACCAAAAACAGCGCAAATGGACCCGAGCCATTTATCTGATGGCAGCACTGCTTGTCACGCTGAGTGCGATTTACCTAATGGTTGGCGATCTTTTCATTTCTCCTCTGGGCACCTTGTCTACGTTAGAACAAAAACTACTGATTGATTTACGTTTACCTCGACTATTGGCGGCTATTGCTATCGGGGCAGGTTTGGCTGTATCTGGCGCAAGCTTACAAGTCTTATTGGGTAACGTATTAGCAGAGCCAGGTGTGCTCGGCATTTCTGGTGGCGCAAGCTTGGCGATGGTGATCGTGCTGTTCTTCTTACCGTTTGCTCCTACGCCTGAATTGTTCATGATTGCCGCCGTTTTAGGCTCGCTCTGTTTTACCGTTATTCTGGTTAGTATGGTAAAAACGATGCGACTTACTACCGCCAAATTACTGCTAGTCGGTGTCGCGTTGGGCATTCTTTCTGGTGCGATGGTGACATGGGCGTTCTATTTTAGTGATGACCTCAGCCTACGCTTATTGATGTATTGGCTGATGGGCAGCTTAGGTGGCGTCACTTGGTATCAACACTCGCTCACTTTAGTGATGATCCCCGTGATTATTTGGTTGTGCCTGCAAGGTAGTAAGCTAGATAAGTTAATGATTGGCGAGACCCATGCTGCGCAGTTAGGCGTGAACGTTCCGAAATTACGTTGGCGCTTGATCTTCGCTGTGTCTATTTTAGTCGGCTGCGCGGTTGCTTTAGGCGGCGTGATCAGCTTTGTTGGCTTGGTTGTGCCACACTTGTTACGTTTAGCGATTGGTACCGACAACCGATACCTTCTTCCTTTGTCTGCCGTTGCTGGTGCAGCATTGCTTGTATTTGCTGATATTTGTGCCAGAACTTTATTAGATTCAGCAGAACTACCCTTGGGTGTGATGACTACCAGTATCGGTGCGCCTATCTTCATTTGGATGTTAATTAAAAATCATGATTCAAATTAA
- a CDS encoding DUF1415 domain-containing protein, whose protein sequence is MSNTQSTDLQTIHDQVKQWLDDVVIGLNLCPFAAKPQRNKQIKIFVSEANTEEALLEDIMTHFVELDNTPVAELETTLVVVPNMLQDFFDYNMFIDWIEALIKQEDWEGVYQVATFHPDYCFGGADPEDDENLTNRSPYPVYHLIREASMEKVLKHYPNPEAIPDTNIARVESLTPEERRKLFPYLFS, encoded by the coding sequence ATGTCGAACACTCAAAGCACAGATCTTCAAACCATCCATGACCAAGTAAAACAGTGGTTAGACGATGTCGTTATTGGCCTAAACCTGTGTCCATTCGCAGCCAAGCCACAACGTAATAAACAGATTAAGATCTTTGTGAGTGAAGCGAATACGGAAGAAGCGTTACTGGAAGACATCATGACGCATTTCGTAGAGTTAGATAACACGCCAGTCGCTGAATTAGAGACGACTTTAGTGGTTGTCCCTAACATGCTGCAAGATTTCTTCGACTACAACATGTTCATTGATTGGATTGAAGCGCTAATCAAACAGGAAGACTGGGAAGGTGTTTACCAAGTGGCAACCTTCCACCCAGACTATTGCTTTGGTGGTGCGGATCCAGAAGACGATGAAAATCTTACTAACCGCTCTCCATACCCGGTTTACCATTTGATTCGTGAAGCAAGCATGGAAAAGGTGTTAAAGCACTACCCTAATCCTGAAGCTATCCCAGATACCAACATCGCGAGAGTTGAATCTTTAACACCCGAAGAGCGTCGTAAGTTGTTCCCTTATCTATTCAGTTAA
- a CDS encoding DUF6559 family protein, whose amino-acid sequence MFRYIQRRRIKKVIKSLSGKLVKAYGSSDFFSIGQVETSSCELSKRQQLVALALFADPQDLAVELVSAIQLLRNDVSNDFFGGEEYNARDVLNLLGGSGWKGGRMDDDMSNRFGMNSRY is encoded by the coding sequence ATGTTTAGATATATTCAACGACGACGAATCAAGAAAGTAATCAAATCACTTTCTGGAAAGTTGGTGAAAGCGTACGGAAGCAGTGATTTTTTCTCTATTGGGCAGGTAGAAACGAGTTCGTGTGAATTGAGTAAGCGCCAACAACTGGTTGCCTTAGCTTTATTTGCTGATCCACAAGACCTTGCTGTTGAACTGGTTTCAGCCATTCAATTACTGCGTAATGATGTGTCTAATGACTTCTTCGGTGGTGAGGAATATAACGCGCGTGATGTACTTAATTTGTTGGGCGGTAGCGGTTGGAAGGGCGGTCGTATGGACGATGATATGTCGAATCGATTTGGTATGAATAGCCGCTATTAG
- the btuD gene encoding vitamin B12 ABC transporter ATP-binding protein BtuD encodes MIQIKSLSVGARLLPLSFELKQGQVTHVIGPNGSGKSTLLEAISGVGDGYKGDIKIDGQDLSALSLQDLSLHRAYLCQSARPAFNLEVFQYLALSLPSSSHGLDAEINAALDEISQMLDITDKLHRSIQTLSGGEWQRVRLAGMCLQIWPTLNPYAKLLILDEPAAPLDIAQEALLYKLIERVAEKGIAVIMANHDLNRTLRHADQVLLLDKGVLQASGSAEQVLTPEQLESVFNTEVKSISVDNQTYLLFG; translated from the coding sequence ATGATTCAAATTAAGAGCCTGAGCGTCGGCGCTCGTTTATTACCACTATCATTTGAGCTCAAGCAAGGGCAGGTGACTCACGTCATCGGTCCTAATGGCAGTGGAAAAAGTACCTTATTAGAAGCGATATCTGGCGTTGGTGATGGCTACAAAGGTGATATAAAGATCGACGGTCAAGACTTGTCAGCATTATCACTACAAGATTTATCATTGCATCGCGCTTATCTTTGTCAAAGTGCAAGGCCAGCCTTCAACTTGGAAGTGTTCCAATACCTTGCGTTGTCACTGCCAAGCTCGTCGCACGGCCTTGATGCTGAAATCAATGCAGCTTTGGACGAAATCAGCCAGATGCTAGACATCACAGACAAACTTCATCGTTCAATTCAGACTCTGTCTGGTGGTGAATGGCAACGCGTTCGCTTGGCGGGAATGTGCCTGCAAATTTGGCCGACGCTTAATCCTTATGCAAAACTCCTGATCCTAGACGAACCTGCAGCGCCATTGGATATTGCTCAAGAAGCATTGCTGTATAAGCTTATCGAACGAGTGGCTGAGAAGGGCATTGCGGTTATTATGGCTAACCACGACCTAAACCGAACCTTGAGACATGCCGACCAAGTACTGCTGCTCGACAAGGGCGTACTACAAGCATCAGGTAGTGCAGAACAAGTTCTTACGCCTGAACAGCTAGAGTCCGTGTTCAATACTGAAGTCAAAAGTATCTCAGTCGATAATCAAACTTACCTGCTGTTTGGTTAA